One Antarctobacter heliothermus DNA segment encodes these proteins:
- a CDS encoding YIP1 family protein, producing the protein MPVTRDIAATYRRPRQTLRALLLRGVSEPRALACLMGACAVMFVAQWPRLAREAHLKGTDLEPALGGALLATLIFLPLVFYVVAGLSQLVSTAVMRPIGGYDTRFALFWALLAASPLALLYGLVGGFIGAGGALTLVGAAWLGVLLWFWTTGLREARKLSGPDGKEGAA; encoded by the coding sequence GTGCCTGTCACCCGGGATATCGCCGCCACCTACCGCAGGCCGCGGCAGACCCTGCGCGCGCTGTTGTTGCGCGGGGTCAGTGAACCGCGCGCGCTGGCCTGCCTGATGGGGGCCTGTGCGGTGATGTTTGTGGCGCAATGGCCCCGGCTGGCGCGGGAGGCCCATCTGAAGGGCACTGATTTGGAGCCCGCGCTTGGCGGGGCGCTGCTGGCGACGTTGATCTTTCTGCCGCTGGTCTTTTACGTCGTGGCCGGGCTTAGCCAGTTGGTGTCTACGGCCGTCATGCGGCCGATTGGCGGGTACGATACCCGTTTTGCACTGTTCTGGGCGCTGCTGGCGGCCTCGCCGCTGGCATTGCTCTACGGGCTGGTTGGCGGGTTTATCGGGGCAGGCGGCGCATTGACGCTGGTTGGTGCCGCGTGGCTTGGCGTGCTGCTCTGGTTCTGGACCACGGGCCTGCGTGAGGCACGCAAACTGTCAGGGCCGGACGGCAAAGAGGGCGCGGCGTGA
- the sufC gene encoding Fe-S cluster assembly ATPase SufC, which translates to MLEIKNLHVKLEEEDKQILKGVNLTVEAGKVHAIMGPNGSGKSTLSYVLSGKDGYEVTDGAATLEGEDLLDMDVEERAAAGLFLAFQYPVEIPGVGNMTFLRTAVNAQRKARGEEEMSSAEFLKVIREKAKSLKIDAEMLKRPVNVGFSGGEKKRNEILQMAMLEPRMCILDETDSGLDVDAMKLVADGVNALRDAGRGFLVITHYQRLLDHIKPDVVHIMADGRIIKTGGPELALEVEKNGYADILAEVA; encoded by the coding sequence ATGCTGGAAATCAAGAACCTGCACGTCAAACTTGAAGAAGAGGACAAGCAGATCCTCAAAGGCGTCAACCTGACCGTCGAAGCGGGCAAGGTGCATGCGATTATGGGGCCGAATGGCTCTGGCAAGTCGACCCTATCCTATGTCCTGTCGGGCAAGGACGGCTATGAGGTCACTGATGGCGCGGCCACGCTGGAAGGCGAAGACCTGCTGGATATGGACGTCGAAGAGCGCGCCGCCGCCGGTCTGTTTCTGGCGTTCCAGTACCCGGTTGAGATCCCCGGCGTCGGCAACATGACCTTTCTGCGCACGGCTGTGAACGCACAGCGCAAGGCGCGCGGCGAGGAAGAAATGTCCTCTGCCGAGTTCCTCAAGGTGATCCGCGAAAAAGCCAAGTCGCTGAAGATCGACGCCGAGATGCTCAAGCGTCCGGTTAATGTTGGCTTCTCCGGCGGTGAGAAAAAGCGCAACGAGATCCTGCAAATGGCGATGCTGGAACCCCGGATGTGCATTCTGGATGAGACCGACTCGGGTCTTGACGTGGACGCGATGAAACTGGTGGCGGACGGCGTGAACGCGCTGCGCGACGCCGGGCGCGGCTTTCTTGTCATCACGCACTATCAGCGCCTGCTGGACCACATCAAACCGGACGTGGTTCACATCATGGCCGACGGTCGCATCATCAAGACCGGCGGGCCGGAGCTGGCGCTTGAGGTCGAAAAGAACGGCTATGCCGACATCCTTGCGGAGGTGGCGTAA
- the sufD gene encoding Fe-S cluster assembly protein SufD, with protein MALPQAKLDATEARLSALALPEGGWSDPARADALSRLRAMGLPTARDEYWKYTRPETLVTADAPTAAVLDQDDETPLFAARDRLKIVFVDGVFSASASDDLSLEGVSVDRLAEAKDIHWAKDLYGVLEAQGQTPVARPLAALNTAFASDGVLIHVTGKVSKPINLIYRHEDETSDAILHHVIKLDAGAEATILENGPAAARFNQCIEVDVADNATLHHIRAQGRDHERRAATHIFARLGQESTFKSFTLTVNGMLTRNEVVIDITGDNAVAHVAGACMGDGAFHHDDTIFVTHDAVNCESRQVFKKVLRNGATGVFQGKILVKAGAQKTDGYQISQSLLLDGDSQFLAKPELEIYADDVACSHGSTSGAIDEEGLFYLRARGVPRGTAEDLLTIAFIAEAVQEIEDESLQEELVERVAAWLARRRS; from the coding sequence ATGGCATTGCCACAGGCAAAACTGGACGCAACCGAGGCGCGGTTGTCCGCGCTGGCGCTGCCAGAAGGCGGATGGAGCGATCCGGCGCGTGCGGACGCGCTGTCGCGTCTGCGGGCCATGGGCCTGCCCACCGCCCGCGACGAATACTGGAAGTACACCCGGCCCGAAACGCTGGTGACGGCTGACGCGCCCACGGCCGCTGTTCTGGATCAGGATGATGAGACGCCGCTGTTTGCTGCGCGCGACCGGCTGAAGATCGTCTTTGTGGATGGCGTGTTTTCCGCCTCCGCCTCTGACGATCTGAGCCTTGAGGGCGTGTCTGTCGACCGGCTGGCCGAGGCAAAAGATATTCATTGGGCCAAAGACTTGTACGGCGTTCTTGAGGCGCAAGGGCAGACCCCGGTGGCCCGCCCGCTGGCAGCGCTGAACACCGCCTTCGCCAGCGATGGCGTGCTGATCCACGTCACCGGCAAGGTGTCCAAACCGATCAACCTGATCTATCGCCATGAGGATGAAACCTCGGATGCGATCCTGCATCATGTGATCAAGCTGGACGCCGGGGCCGAGGCGACGATCCTTGAAAACGGACCCGCCGCCGCCCGGTTCAACCAGTGTATCGAGGTCGATGTGGCCGACAATGCCACGCTGCACCACATCCGTGCGCAGGGCCGTGACCATGAGCGCCGCGCTGCCACGCACATCTTTGCCCGTCTGGGGCAAGAGAGCACTTTCAAGAGCTTTACCCTGACCGTGAACGGGATGCTGACCCGCAACGAGGTCGTGATCGACATCACCGGCGACAATGCGGTGGCGCATGTGGCCGGGGCCTGTATGGGAGACGGCGCATTCCACCATGACGACACCATCTTTGTCACCCATGACGCGGTGAACTGCGAAAGCCGTCAGGTGTTCAAGAAGGTGCTGCGCAACGGCGCGACGGGGGTGTTTCAGGGCAAGATCCTTGTCAAAGCGGGCGCGCAGAAGACTGACGGTTATCAAATTAGCCAGTCGCTGCTGCTGGACGGAGACAGCCAGTTCCTTGCCAAGCCGGAACTGGAAATCTACGCCGATGACGTCGCCTGTTCGCACGGCTCTACCTCCGGGGCGATCGACGAAGAGGGGCTGTTCTACCTGCGCGCCCGTGGCGTGCCGCGCGGCACTGCCGAGGATCTGCTGACCATCGCCTTTATCGCCGAAGCGGTGCAGGAGATCGAGGACGAGAGCCTGCAAGAGGAACTGGTCGAGCGTGTGGCGGCCTGGCTGGCGCGCCGGCGCAGCTGA
- a CDS encoding YIP1 family protein, which yields MTPEAFLKLALQSVTNPREVAALLLSIRPGREALWTAFALVVVLNALIFSASLLMDPTGVPTLLSSPVMLLVLQGAALAGSILALTWAGRLFGGKARIEEIALLMIWMQALRILVQGALLLIIPVSLVLAGLGTMAATALGVWIAVNFLDEAHELGGPLRALAVLVLGMFAMAFAVSLLLTLAGVTPEGITGYV from the coding sequence GTGACCCCGGAGGCTTTCCTGAAGCTGGCGTTGCAAAGCGTGACAAACCCGCGTGAGGTCGCCGCCTTGTTGCTGTCGATCCGTCCAGGGCGTGAGGCGCTTTGGACGGCATTCGCGCTGGTCGTGGTGCTGAACGCGCTGATCTTTTCCGCCTCATTGCTGATGGATCCGACGGGCGTTCCGACCCTTTTGTCCAGCCCGGTGATGCTGCTGGTGTTGCAAGGTGCTGCATTGGCGGGCAGCATTCTGGCGCTGACGTGGGCCGGGCGGCTGTTCGGAGGCAAGGCGCGGATCGAGGAAATCGCCCTGCTGATGATCTGGATGCAGGCGCTGCGCATTTTGGTGCAGGGCGCGCTGCTGTTGATCATCCCGGTGTCTCTGGTGTTGGCGGGACTGGGAACAATGGCGGCCACGGCGCTTGGCGTCTGGATCGCCGTGAACTTTCTGGACGAGGCGCATGAACTGGGCGGCCCCTTGCGTGCCTTGGCCGTCTTGGTATTGGGCATGTTTGCAATGGCTTTTGCCGTCTCACTGCTATTGACCCTCGCAGGGGTCACACCCGAAGGAATCACAGGCTATGTATGA
- a CDS encoding MarR family winged helix-turn-helix transcriptional regulator: MDRVDTCLIAIRRILRATELYSRELKLVAGVTAVQFRVLQIIGERGHATAKEISVQMRVSQATVTSLVDKLVRQNLAVREKSETDRRQINIHITAAGRQTLAEAPDPLQQRFVRKFGAMEDWEQAMLVSSLERVAAMLDADDLDASPVLDTGDIKNVLDH; encoded by the coding sequence ATGGACCGCGTTGACACCTGCCTGATCGCCATCCGCCGCATTCTGCGCGCGACCGAATTGTACAGCCGTGAGTTGAAGCTGGTTGCCGGCGTCACCGCCGTGCAGTTTCGCGTGCTGCAGATCATCGGTGAACGCGGCCATGCCACGGCGAAAGAGATCTCTGTCCAGATGCGTGTGTCGCAGGCGACGGTGACGTCCTTGGTGGACAAACTGGTGCGGCAGAATCTGGCGGTGCGCGAAAAATCAGAGACCGACCGCCGCCAGATTAATATCCATATCACCGCCGCTGGGCGACAAACGCTGGCAGAGGCCCCCGACCCGCTGCAACAGCGCTTTGTCCGCAAGTTCGGGGCGATGGAGGATTGGGAACAGGCGATGCTGGTGTCCAGTCTGGAACGCGTCGCCGCGATGCTGGATGCCGATGATCTGGACGCCTCGCCGGTGTTGGATACCGGTGACATCAAAAACGTGCTGGATCACTGA
- a CDS encoding heavy metal-binding domain-containing protein, which yields MIVTTTPAIEGRRITAYKSIVVGEAILGANVFRDIFAGITDIIGGRSGAYEASLQEARETALRELEERAAAIGGTAVVGVDLDYEVINNMLMVSASGTAVVID from the coding sequence ATGATCGTCACCACGACCCCGGCCATCGAAGGCCGCCGCATCACCGCCTACAAGAGCATCGTCGTGGGTGAGGCGATCCTTGGCGCCAACGTGTTCCGGGACATCTTTGCCGGGATCACCGATATCATCGGCGGTCGCTCTGGTGCCTACGAGGCAAGCCTGCAGGAAGCGCGCGAAACCGCGCTGCGGGAACTTGAAGAACGTGCGGCTGCCATTGGCGGCACCGCTGTGGTCGGCGTCGACCTCGACTACGAAGTGATCAACAACATGCTGATGGTTTCGGCCAGCGGCACAGCGGTGGTGATCGACTGA
- a CDS encoding cysteine desulfurase, which produces MYDVDTVRADFPILSREVNGKPLVYLDNGASAQKPQVVIDAVTRGYAEEYANVHRGLHYLSNLATEKYEGVREIIARFLGAKDAEEIVYTTGTTMGINLVAYGWAMPNLEPGDEIVLSVMEHHANIVPWHFLRERQGVVIKWVDVDSTGYLDPQKVVDAIGPRTKLVAVTQLSNVLGTVVDVKTICDGARAKGVPVLVDGSQATVHMPVNVEDIGCDFYAITGHKLYGPSASGAIWMRRARMDEMRPFMGGGDMIREVHKDAITWNDPPMKFEAGTPGIVQQIGLGVALEYMMGLGMDNIAAHEKALRDYARTRLDGLNWLSVQGTTPNKAAIFSFTMQGAGHAHDISTILDKKGVAVRAGHHCAGPLMDFLGVTATCRASFGLYNTTAEVDALVDALELAHDLFG; this is translated from the coding sequence ATGTATGACGTCGACACAGTTCGCGCCGATTTTCCGATCCTCTCGCGTGAGGTGAATGGCAAGCCGCTGGTCTATCTGGACAACGGGGCCTCGGCGCAGAAACCGCAGGTTGTGATCGACGCGGTGACGCGCGGCTATGCCGAGGAATACGCCAACGTCCACCGGGGCCTGCACTATCTGTCGAACCTTGCGACCGAGAAATATGAGGGCGTCCGAGAGATCATCGCCCGTTTTCTTGGGGCCAAAGACGCCGAAGAGATCGTCTATACCACCGGCACCACCATGGGCATCAACCTTGTGGCTTATGGCTGGGCGATGCCCAATCTTGAGCCGGGCGATGAGATTGTGCTGTCGGTGATGGAGCATCACGCCAATATCGTGCCGTGGCATTTCCTGCGCGAACGGCAGGGCGTGGTCATCAAATGGGTCGATGTGGATTCGACCGGCTATCTTGATCCGCAAAAGGTGGTCGACGCCATCGGTCCCCGGACCAAGCTGGTCGCGGTCACCCAACTGTCCAACGTGCTGGGCACGGTGGTGGATGTGAAAACCATCTGCGACGGGGCCCGCGCCAAGGGCGTGCCGGTGCTGGTGGATGGGTCGCAGGCGACGGTCCACATGCCGGTGAATGTCGAGGATATCGGCTGCGATTTCTACGCGATCACCGGGCATAAACTCTACGGTCCGTCGGCGTCCGGCGCGATCTGGATGCGCCGCGCCCGCATGGATGAGATGCGCCCGTTCATGGGCGGCGGCGACATGATCCGTGAGGTCCACAAGGACGCAATCACTTGGAACGATCCCCCGATGAAGTTCGAGGCCGGAACCCCCGGCATCGTTCAACAGATCGGTCTGGGCGTCGCGCTGGAGTACATGATGGGTCTGGGGATGGACAACATCGCCGCCCATGAGAAAGCCTTGCGTGACTATGCGCGGACCCGTCTGGACGGTCTGAACTGGCTGTCGGTGCAGGGCACGACGCCAAACAAGGCCGCGATTTTTTCCTTTACGATGCAGGGGGCGGGCCATGCGCATGACATCTCGACCATCCTTGACAAAAAGGGCGTCGCGGTGCGGGCAGGGCATCACTGTGCCGGGCCGCTGATGGATTTCCTTGGCGTCACCGCGACCTGCCGGGCCAGCTTTGGCCTCTATAACACCACGGCAGAGGTGGACGCGCTGGTTGATGCGTTGGAACTGGCGCACGATCTTTTCGGCTAA
- the sufB gene encoding Fe-S cluster assembly protein SufB, whose product MAAFDEVTIKDGVDQETVDAVKSVSTYKHGWDTDIEMEYAPKGLTPDIVRLISEKNEEPQWMTDWRLAAYERWLQKKEPDWAMVDYPEIDFQNQYYYARPKSMMEKPKSLDEVDPKLLETYAKLGIPLKEQMILAGVEGAEATPAEAKEGERRVAVDAVFDSVSVGTTFQAELKKAGVIFCSISEAIREHPELVKKYLGSVVPVSDNFYATLNSAVFSDGSFVYVPPGVRCPMELSTYFRINAENTGQFERTLIIADKGSYVSYLEGCTAPQRDVAQLHAAVVEIIIEEDAEVKYSTVQNWYPGNEEGKGGIYNFVTKRADCRGDRAKVMWTQVETGSAVTWKYPSCILRGNESQGEFYSIAITNNHQQADTGTKMIHLGRDTRSRIVSKGISAGVAQNTYRGLVSMHPKAKNSRNYTQCDSLLIGDKCGAHTVPYIEVKNNSSRVEHEATTSKVDDDQLFYCRQRGMDEEEAVALVVNGFCRDVLQALPMEFAMEAQQLVAISLEGSVG is encoded by the coding sequence ATGGCGGCTTTCGATGAAGTGACAATCAAGGACGGCGTCGACCAAGAGACGGTGGATGCTGTCAAGTCGGTCAGCACATACAAGCATGGCTGGGACACCGACATCGAGATGGAATATGCCCCCAAAGGGCTGACGCCGGACATCGTGCGTCTGATCTCGGAAAAGAACGAAGAACCCCAGTGGATGACCGATTGGCGTCTGGCGGCCTATGAACGCTGGTTGCAGAAGAAAGAGCCTGACTGGGCGATGGTCGACTATCCTGAAATCGACTTTCAGAACCAGTATTACTATGCCCGGCCCAAATCGATGATGGAAAAGCCGAAGTCGCTGGATGAGGTCGATCCCAAGCTGCTGGAAACCTACGCAAAACTGGGCATCCCGCTGAAGGAACAGATGATCCTAGCGGGCGTCGAGGGCGCGGAAGCGACCCCGGCCGAGGCCAAGGAAGGTGAGCGCCGTGTGGCGGTGGATGCGGTGTTCGATTCCGTTTCCGTGGGCACGACCTTTCAAGCGGAACTGAAGAAGGCCGGCGTGATCTTTTGTTCGATCTCCGAGGCGATCCGCGAACACCCCGAACTGGTGAAAAAGTACCTTGGGTCCGTCGTGCCGGTGTCGGACAACTTCTACGCCACGCTGAACTCGGCCGTGTTCTCTGACGGATCGTTTGTCTATGTGCCGCCGGGCGTGCGCTGCCCGATGGAACTGTCGACCTATTTCCGCATCAACGCGGAAAACACTGGCCAGTTCGAACGCACCCTGATCATCGCCGACAAGGGCAGCTATGTCAGCTACCTTGAGGGCTGTACCGCCCCGCAGCGCGATGTGGCGCAACTGCACGCCGCCGTGGTCGAGATCATCATCGAAGAAGACGCCGAAGTGAAATACTCGACGGTCCAGAACTGGTATCCGGGCAACGAAGAGGGCAAGGGCGGCATCTACAACTTTGTCACCAAGCGCGCCGATTGCCGGGGCGACCGGGCCAAGGTGATGTGGACGCAGGTTGAGACCGGCTCTGCCGTGACGTGGAAATACCCGTCCTGCATCCTGCGCGGCAATGAATCGCAAGGTGAGTTCTATTCCATCGCCATCACCAACAACCACCAGCAGGCCGACACCGGCACCAAGATGATCCATCTGGGCCGCGATACGCGGTCGCGCATCGTGTCCAAGGGCATCAGCGCGGGTGTGGCGCAGAACACCTATCGTGGTCTGGTGTCGATGCACCCCAAGGCGAAGAATTCGCGCAACTATACCCAGTGCGACAGCCTGTTGATCGGCGACAAATGCGGGGCGCACACGGTTCCGTATATCGAGGTCAAAAACAACAGCAGCCGCGTCGAGCATGAGGCGACCACCTCCAAGGTGGACGACGACCAGCTGTTCTATTGCCGCCAGCGTGGCATGGACGAGGAAGAGGCCGTGGCCCTCGTGGTCAACGGGTTCTGCCGCGACGTGTTGCAGGCGCTGCCGATGGAATTCGCCATGGAAGCGCAGCAACTGGTGGCCATTTCGCTTGAAGGGTCGGTTGGGTGA
- a CDS encoding methyltransferase family protein, giving the protein MSLLTDADEISQIAFGFMGSKALFAALELGIFTHLAQGAMTATELAQASKIHEDRVTTLLTALAGMGLVAVDEDGFSNAPAAQAFLVQGAKYDFSDYLRLQVGRQMYPLMDQLDDALSGNMAEDATASYADWFSDPEEARLYSESQHSGSLGPARQLVKALDLSGKHKMLDLGGGTAAFDITLCKANPDLTATILEFPNVAALGRKYVDKAGLTDRITYLEGNALETPWPQGQDVVMMSYLLSGVPGDTHARLIRQAFEVLNPGGIVLIHDFVVHEDRSGPSLAALWQLQHTAFTPEARSLDAGWLDGALAGAGFAGITVAPLIPEMTMLAQAHKP; this is encoded by the coding sequence ATGTCGCTTTTGACCGACGCCGACGAAATTTCGCAAATCGCATTTGGATTCATGGGATCGAAGGCGCTGTTCGCCGCGCTCGAACTGGGAATCTTTACCCATCTGGCACAGGGGGCGATGACGGCGACAGAGTTGGCGCAGGCGTCAAAGATACATGAGGACCGGGTGACAACCCTGCTGACGGCGCTGGCCGGTATGGGGCTGGTTGCGGTTGATGAGGACGGATTTTCCAACGCCCCCGCAGCACAGGCTTTTCTGGTGCAGGGCGCCAAGTACGATTTTTCCGACTATCTGCGCCTGCAGGTCGGGCGACAGATGTATCCGCTGATGGATCAACTGGACGACGCGCTGAGCGGCAATATGGCCGAGGATGCGACCGCGTCCTATGCCGATTGGTTTTCCGACCCCGAGGAGGCGCGGCTTTATTCCGAAAGCCAGCATTCCGGGTCGTTGGGTCCGGCGCGGCAACTGGTCAAGGCGCTGGATCTGTCCGGCAAACACAAGATGCTGGATCTGGGCGGCGGCACGGCGGCCTTTGACATCACGTTGTGCAAGGCGAACCCGGATCTGACCGCGACGATTCTGGAGTTTCCCAATGTCGCGGCGCTGGGGCGCAAGTATGTGGACAAGGCGGGCCTGACTGATCGGATCACCTATCTCGAGGGCAACGCGCTGGAGACACCATGGCCGCAGGGGCAGGATGTGGTGATGATGTCCTATCTGCTGTCGGGTGTGCCGGGCGACACCCATGCGCGGCTGATCCGGCAGGCGTTCGAGGTGCTCAATCCCGGCGGGATCGTGCTGATCCATGACTTTGTGGTACACGAGGACCGGAGCGGACCGTCCTTGGCCGCCCTCTGGCAGTTGCAACACACAGCCTTTACGCCAGAGGCCCGCTCACTGGATGCCGGGTGGTTGGACGGGGCATTGGCGGGGGCCGGATTTGCCGGAATAACCGTTGCCCCACTGATCCCGGAAATGACCATGCTGGCGCAGGCGCACAAGCCCTGA
- the ectA gene encoding diaminobutyrate acetyltransferase, translating into MQHPRDITRSSLPTLRCPTAEDGAAIWELVRACKPLDENSMYCNLLQCDHFADTCVVAERDGEVVGWVSAYIPPNDTDTLFVWQVAVSEKARGLGLGGLMLQSILDRDVCEDVTRLQTTITGDNEASWALFRKFGRRQGRGLDVQPYYTQSLHFQKRHKTENLVTIKLDEELAQAA; encoded by the coding sequence ATGCAACACCCGCGTGATATCACCCGTTCGTCCCTGCCCACTCTTCGCTGCCCCACAGCAGAGGATGGCGCGGCGATCTGGGAGCTGGTGCGCGCGTGCAAGCCGCTCGACGAGAATTCGATGTATTGCAACCTGCTGCAGTGCGATCATTTCGCCGACACCTGTGTCGTGGCCGAACGTGACGGTGAGGTTGTCGGCTGGGTGTCTGCGTACATCCCGCCCAACGACACGGACACGCTGTTCGTGTGGCAGGTTGCCGTGTCTGAAAAGGCGCGCGGTCTGGGGCTGGGTGGCCTGATGCTGCAATCCATCCTCGACCGTGACGTCTGTGAGGACGTGACACGGCTGCAGACCACCATCACCGGCGACAACGAGGCGTCCTGGGCGCTGTTCCGCAAGTTTGGCCGCAGGCAGGGCCGGGGGCTGGATGTCCAGCCGTACTACACCCAGTCGCTGCACTTTCAGAAACGGCACAAGACCGAGAATCTAGTCACCATCAAACTGGACGAAGAGCTGGCGCAGGCGGCCTGA